In Solanum pennellii chromosome 3, SPENNV200, a single window of DNA contains:
- the LOC107014020 gene encoding uncharacterized protein LOC107014020, with the protein MPTTTNSKSNHFRSISLPGRSHSNHVRSITSITGCSHQTTEKLKEAINNLKALEVSNSSSAEVMYNGLLGLEELYKCVNALLNLPQTLQAFSQYRLGKMVEDLLDKSVRLLDLCGTTRELVLQYKENVRDLQSSLKRRKKDSTTESSITKFTSFSKKIKKEAKRLVVVLKQMDQETERALVPKDADHDTVDMIKTLKEANAMRISMFQMFLCFLSVPLLKPKVSKWSLVSRLLLNKGRLGCEGQEEKMDLETRLEPFEAHLDNFENGLEGIYRCMSRSRSSLLNILKELGFSTPMWFNLELSKEKKETTVEKLFGEYMCLFRKSPNVRTSRYKSVRSF; encoded by the coding sequence ATGCCTACTACTACTAATTCGAAATCTAACCACTTTCGATCCATTAGTTTACCAGGAAGATCACATTCGAATCATGTTCGATCAATTACTAGTATCACTGGATGTTCACATCAAACCACAGAAAAACTTAAAGAAGCTATCAATAATCTCAAAGCATTAGAAGTATCCAACTCGTCATCAGCAGAGGTTATGTACAATGGTTTACTTGGTTTAGAGGAGTTATACAAATGTGTCAATGCTTTACTCAACTTACCTCAAACCCTTCAAGCATTTTCTCAATATCGTCTTGGGAAAATGGTTGAAGATTTATTGGATAAATCAGTGAGGCTTCTTGATCTTTGTGGTACCACTAGGGAACTTGTtttgcaatataaagaaaatgtaCGTGATCTTCAATCCTCTCTTAAGAGGAGGAAAAAAGATTCAACAACGGAATCAAGTATTACTAAGTTCACCTCATTTAGTAAGAAGATAAAGAAGGAGGCTAAACGATTAGTCGTGGTTTTAAAGCAAATGGATCAAGAGACTGAACGTGCATTAGTACCCAAAGATGCTGATCATGACACGGTAGATATGATCAAAACACTCAAGGAAGCTAACGCGATGCGTATCTCCATGTTTCAAATGTTCTTGTGCTTTTTATCTGTTCCACTTTTGAAACCAAAGGTGTCTAAATGGTCATTAGTTTCGCGGTTGTTGTTAAACAAGGGAAGATTGGGATGCGAAGGTCAAGAAGAAAAGATGGATTTGGAAACAAGGCTAGAACCATTCGAGGCTCACCTTGATAACTTTGAAAATGGTTTGGAAGGAATATATAGATGCATGAGTAGATCAAGAAGCTCTCTATTGAATATTCTCAAGGAACTTGGATTCAGTACACCTATGTGGTTCAACCTCGAAttatcaaaagagaaaaaagaaacaacCGTTGAAAAACTCTTTGGAGAGTATATGTGTCTCTTTAGAAAAAGCCCTAATGTTAGAACTTCGCGTTATAAGAGTGTACGTTCTTTTTag
- the LOC107013031 gene encoding cation/H(+) antiporter 2-like isoform X1: MAAATEQTGSCNQELFNPIISLGWQYSLILVISHILQILLRPLGQASPIVQILAGFLMGPSGFSRIKSVEQFFIQSYNSGYYEFMALIFRTIIMFLIGLETDFPYLMRNIRPASIIACGSSLGCTVFASAVTFLVFQETASHGSSFIMALMIIITLANAASPIVVRVAADLKFGTSEIGKLAISSSLIADAYAVFLLFILSEYKSTSIPKWIFFFFLYFLIVGIVIVINMYLANWLNRRNRNKKYLGNTEIFILVAILYITAMALEQLGFSSIIASFLIGSMFPRGGKAARTLLIKLTYPIHNFIFPIYFGNHGFRANITKLKNLRNFMVFCILILSSIGGKIVGTLAACFHLKIPYREGVLLSFMMNLKGHVDILALTIGLANELVTSQNFYDVMIATIIVNTLIWGPIVAFMVRRESDIIGYRQIYFESHNPETELRILTCVHSPRPVATMLGLVAASRGPREVPITPYLMHLVELPGKKKTNLMYNQREDDELSDEDDYGGNDVVEINDAMDMFTSETGLLVNQIKAVSPFSRMHADVCNTAEDIRASIVVLPFHKHQRIDGKLENGKQGIRTTNQKVLRHAPCSVAILIDRGLTAGCLNPSGSDSLQHIAILFFGGPDDREALGFSKRLGMDHHVNLTIIRFLPSSSRGQISGVNIAHKTDDVLMAIPNDEVEKETDSAILADFHSRYVATGQVGYVEKVVENGADTASALRDMAEMYSLFIVGKDGRGHSILTTGMSDWEECPELGKVGDFLASPEFDISGSVLVVQQYRPSKNDDSDDDDK, from the exons ATGGCTGCTGCTACAGAGCAAACGGGTTCTTGTAATCAAGAATTATTCAATCCTATTATTAGTTTGGGATGGCAATATTCTTTGATTCTTGTGATTTCTCATATTTTGCAGATTTTGCTCAGGCCATTAGGACAAGCTTCACCCATCGTTCAAATTCTC GCGGGGTTCTTGATGGGTCCCTCGGGGTTTTCGCGAATCAAATCAGTAGAGCAGTTCTTCATTCAAAGTTATAATTCGGGTTACTATGAATTCATGGCGTTAATTTTTAGAACTATAATCATGTTCCTGATTGGTCTTGAGACGGACTTCCCTTATCTTATGCGCAACATACGCCCTGCTAGCATTATTGCATGTGGCAGCAGTTTAGGATGTACTGTCTTTGCAAGTGCTGTTACTTTCTTAGTATTTCAAGAGACAGCTTCCCACGGTTCTTCATTCATAATGGCCTTAATGATCATAATAACCTTAGCCAATGCAGCATCACCGATTGTTGTCCGTGTAGCAGCGGACCTAAAGTTTGGAACTTCTGAGATTGGCAAGTTGGCTATATCTTCTTCCTTGATAGCCGATGCATATGCTGTGTTTCTATTGTTTATACTTTCAGAGTACAAGTCAACTTCAATCCCAAAAtggatctttttcttttttctctattttcttaTTGTTGGTATAGTTATTGTAATCAATATGTATCTAGCTAATTGGTTGAATAGGAGGAATAGGAACAAAAAGTACCTTGGAAATACTGAAATATTTATACTTGTAGCGATTCTCTATATCACTGCTATGGCTCTCGAACAGCTTGGATTCAGCAGCATTATAGCTTCTTTCCTCATTGGCTCAATGTTCCCTAGAGGAGGGAAAGCAGCTCGAACTTTGTTGATCAAACTCACATATCCAATTCACAATTTCATATTTCCAATCTACTTTGGAAACCATGGTTTCAGGGCAAATATAACTAAGCTGAAAAATCTGCGTAACTTTATGGTATTCTGTATCCTTATTTTGTCGAGCATCGGAGGGAAGATTGTTGGAACACTGGCAGCTTGCTTTCACCTAAAGATTCCTTACAGAGAAGGGGTGCTTCTTTCTTTTATGATGAATCTAAAAGGTCATGTTGATATTCTAGCATTGACGATTGGCTTGGCGAATGAA CTTGTTACGAGCCAGAATTTCTATGACGTGATGATAGCAACAATTATTGTGAATACATTGATATGGGGACCAATAGTAGCTTTCATGGTGAGAAGAGAAAGTGATATCATTGGGTACAggcaaatatattttgaatcacATAATCCAGAAACCGAACTACGAATACTTACTTGTGTGCATAGTCCACGTCCAGTGGCAACTATGCTAGGACTTGTTGCAGCCTCCAGAGGGCCAAGAGAAGTTCCAATAaccccttacttgatgcatctCGTTGAGCTACCAGGtaaaaaaaagactaatttGATGTACAATCAACGAGAGGACGATGAACTAAGTGATGAAGATGATTATGGTGGGAATGATGTTGTTGAGATAAATGATGCCATGGATATGTTCACTAGTGAGACAGGGTTATTAGTTAACCAGATTAAAGCTGTGTCTCCGTTTTCACGTATGCACGCAGATGTTTGTAACACTGCTGAAGACATAAGAGCATCTATCGTTGTCCTTCCTTTCCACAAACACCAGAGAATCGACGGGAAGCTAGAGAATGGTAAACAAGGCATACGAACTACAAATCAGAAAGTTCTTCGTCATGCTCCATGTTCAGTTGCCATTCTTATTGACAGGGGACTTACAGCGGGGTGCTTAAATCCTTCGGGTTCTGACTCTCTGCAACACATTGCTATCTTATTTTTTGGTGGACCTGATGATCGTGAAGCATTAGGCTTTAGTAAACGTCTTGGTATGGATCATCACGTAAATCTCACCATAATTAGGTTCCTTCCCTCGTCTTCAAGAGGACAAATTTCAGGTGTCAATATTGCTCACAAAACGGATGATGTATTGATGGCAATACCAAACGACGAAGTAGAGAAAGAAACAGATAGCGCAATTTTGGCCGATTTCCATAGCAG GTATGTGGCGACAGGTCAAGTAGGATATGTGGAAAAAGTTGTAGAAAATGGTGCAGACACAGCGTCTGCGTTGAGAGACATGGCTGAAATGTATTCATTGTTCATAGTAGGAAAGGACGGGCGAGGACATTCAATACTAACAACTGGAATGAGTGATTGGGAAGAATGTCCAGAGCTCGGTAAAGTAGGCGATTTTTTGGCTTCTCCAGAATTCGATATTAGTGGTTCAGTTCTTGTTGTTCAGCAGTATAGACCTTCAAAGAATGATGACAGCGATGACGATGACAAATAA
- the LOC107013031 gene encoding cation/H(+) antiporter 2-like isoform X2, whose amino-acid sequence MGPSGFSRIKSVEQFFIQSYNSGYYEFMALIFRTIIMFLIGLETDFPYLMRNIRPASIIACGSSLGCTVFASAVTFLVFQETASHGSSFIMALMIIITLANAASPIVVRVAADLKFGTSEIGKLAISSSLIADAYAVFLLFILSEYKSTSIPKWIFFFFLYFLIVGIVIVINMYLANWLNRRNRNKKYLGNTEIFILVAILYITAMALEQLGFSSIIASFLIGSMFPRGGKAARTLLIKLTYPIHNFIFPIYFGNHGFRANITKLKNLRNFMVFCILILSSIGGKIVGTLAACFHLKIPYREGVLLSFMMNLKGHVDILALTIGLANELVTSQNFYDVMIATIIVNTLIWGPIVAFMVRRESDIIGYRQIYFESHNPETELRILTCVHSPRPVATMLGLVAASRGPREVPITPYLMHLVELPGKKKTNLMYNQREDDELSDEDDYGGNDVVEINDAMDMFTSETGLLVNQIKAVSPFSRMHADVCNTAEDIRASIVVLPFHKHQRIDGKLENGKQGIRTTNQKVLRHAPCSVAILIDRGLTAGCLNPSGSDSLQHIAILFFGGPDDREALGFSKRLGMDHHVNLTIIRFLPSSSRGQISGVNIAHKTDDVLMAIPNDEVEKETDSAILADFHSRYVATGQVGYVEKVVENGADTASALRDMAEMYSLFIVGKDGRGHSILTTGMSDWEECPELGKVGDFLASPEFDISGSVLVVQQYRPSKNDDSDDDDK is encoded by the exons ATGGGTCCCTCGGGGTTTTCGCGAATCAAATCAGTAGAGCAGTTCTTCATTCAAAGTTATAATTCGGGTTACTATGAATTCATGGCGTTAATTTTTAGAACTATAATCATGTTCCTGATTGGTCTTGAGACGGACTTCCCTTATCTTATGCGCAACATACGCCCTGCTAGCATTATTGCATGTGGCAGCAGTTTAGGATGTACTGTCTTTGCAAGTGCTGTTACTTTCTTAGTATTTCAAGAGACAGCTTCCCACGGTTCTTCATTCATAATGGCCTTAATGATCATAATAACCTTAGCCAATGCAGCATCACCGATTGTTGTCCGTGTAGCAGCGGACCTAAAGTTTGGAACTTCTGAGATTGGCAAGTTGGCTATATCTTCTTCCTTGATAGCCGATGCATATGCTGTGTTTCTATTGTTTATACTTTCAGAGTACAAGTCAACTTCAATCCCAAAAtggatctttttcttttttctctattttcttaTTGTTGGTATAGTTATTGTAATCAATATGTATCTAGCTAATTGGTTGAATAGGAGGAATAGGAACAAAAAGTACCTTGGAAATACTGAAATATTTATACTTGTAGCGATTCTCTATATCACTGCTATGGCTCTCGAACAGCTTGGATTCAGCAGCATTATAGCTTCTTTCCTCATTGGCTCAATGTTCCCTAGAGGAGGGAAAGCAGCTCGAACTTTGTTGATCAAACTCACATATCCAATTCACAATTTCATATTTCCAATCTACTTTGGAAACCATGGTTTCAGGGCAAATATAACTAAGCTGAAAAATCTGCGTAACTTTATGGTATTCTGTATCCTTATTTTGTCGAGCATCGGAGGGAAGATTGTTGGAACACTGGCAGCTTGCTTTCACCTAAAGATTCCTTACAGAGAAGGGGTGCTTCTTTCTTTTATGATGAATCTAAAAGGTCATGTTGATATTCTAGCATTGACGATTGGCTTGGCGAATGAA CTTGTTACGAGCCAGAATTTCTATGACGTGATGATAGCAACAATTATTGTGAATACATTGATATGGGGACCAATAGTAGCTTTCATGGTGAGAAGAGAAAGTGATATCATTGGGTACAggcaaatatattttgaatcacATAATCCAGAAACCGAACTACGAATACTTACTTGTGTGCATAGTCCACGTCCAGTGGCAACTATGCTAGGACTTGTTGCAGCCTCCAGAGGGCCAAGAGAAGTTCCAATAaccccttacttgatgcatctCGTTGAGCTACCAGGtaaaaaaaagactaatttGATGTACAATCAACGAGAGGACGATGAACTAAGTGATGAAGATGATTATGGTGGGAATGATGTTGTTGAGATAAATGATGCCATGGATATGTTCACTAGTGAGACAGGGTTATTAGTTAACCAGATTAAAGCTGTGTCTCCGTTTTCACGTATGCACGCAGATGTTTGTAACACTGCTGAAGACATAAGAGCATCTATCGTTGTCCTTCCTTTCCACAAACACCAGAGAATCGACGGGAAGCTAGAGAATGGTAAACAAGGCATACGAACTACAAATCAGAAAGTTCTTCGTCATGCTCCATGTTCAGTTGCCATTCTTATTGACAGGGGACTTACAGCGGGGTGCTTAAATCCTTCGGGTTCTGACTCTCTGCAACACATTGCTATCTTATTTTTTGGTGGACCTGATGATCGTGAAGCATTAGGCTTTAGTAAACGTCTTGGTATGGATCATCACGTAAATCTCACCATAATTAGGTTCCTTCCCTCGTCTTCAAGAGGACAAATTTCAGGTGTCAATATTGCTCACAAAACGGATGATGTATTGATGGCAATACCAAACGACGAAGTAGAGAAAGAAACAGATAGCGCAATTTTGGCCGATTTCCATAGCAG GTATGTGGCGACAGGTCAAGTAGGATATGTGGAAAAAGTTGTAGAAAATGGTGCAGACACAGCGTCTGCGTTGAGAGACATGGCTGAAATGTATTCATTGTTCATAGTAGGAAAGGACGGGCGAGGACATTCAATACTAACAACTGGAATGAGTGATTGGGAAGAATGTCCAGAGCTCGGTAAAGTAGGCGATTTTTTGGCTTCTCCAGAATTCGATATTAGTGGTTCAGTTCTTGTTGTTCAGCAGTATAGACCTTCAAAGAATGATGACAGCGATGACGATGACAAATAA